The Topomyia yanbarensis strain Yona2022 chromosome 3, ASM3024719v1, whole genome shotgun sequence nucleotide sequence CCTTAGTTCCGCTTCAAACAAAAACGACATTAGTATAAGAATTTAGAATTCACCTGTCATTATTTAGAGATAAAAAGGTATTGCATCAATCTACAATAAATGCGTCTGAGTTTACATAAATTTGAAGATGAAACTTTTTTCAGTGATATCTTTTGCTATATTATTTCCTAAGAAAAAAATTGGGTTGAAACCATTTAATGCAAAAAGGGTTTAAAATTCATAATATTGGTATTTGCGTTTCGACGTCCCATCAGTATCTGACAAACTGATAGGGTTACCAAATATTtcgaataaatttaaaataaacataatatattgttcagcagACATCAGATCTTCGGCTTTTGCTAATATTTTACACTTACTTCCGAAAACATGGATTTTAaacaaattcccaaatgggaaaattttggacgataccaaattttttttgcataaggacacataccttacataaagtacggtttttgttttagtgtttcggattctcctcgtcagtaactagcaccaactgggtgtctagttagacgatgtatctaagctagtacccaaattagcactagttagacactaaaatccaaaaagtcacacgtcttgcgtgaacactaaacaactggcttataccgagtgatgtctcaggcgtttgggtcttcaaaccataagacagtttcggttcatattcttcgtcggcaaacagaacttctgtgcttactatcgagacatcactcggtataagccagttgtttagtgttcacgcaagacgtgtgactttttggattttagtgtctaactagtgctaatttgggtactagcttagatacatcgtctaactagacacccagttggtgctagttactgaggaggagaatccgaaacactaaaacaaaaaccgtactttatggattttaaaactttcatttatttttacagAGCGTCCCGGTCTTTGCTTTACGCTTCATCCCCGCACTATGCGGTAGCTTGCTTGGTCCAGTAGTGTACAGCATCCTACGACAGATCCGACTTAGTCAGCGAATGTGTATCATTGGAGGACTTCTCATCATTTTCGGTAACTTCCTACTACAAAACAAACAGAAAATATAAACATAACTAACCTAACCGTTTCTACCTTCAGACAATGCCCTGCTGACCCACTCCCGGTTTATCCTCATGGAACCGATGCTGCTGCTCTTCTCCAGTGTCGGCATACTGTTCGTTTTCAAATTCCTCAACAGCAACCCGTTCAGCGCCCGCTGGTGGTCATTCGGTGCCCTGGCAGCACTCTCGCTAACGGCCGGCGTTTGTGTGAAATACATCGGATTCTACAGCTATTTCCTTGCCTGCTACATCATCGGTCGCCATGTTTGGATGCAGCTCCCCGATCGTTCTCAGTCCAATCTCTATCTTATCATCAAAACTGTCGTAAAAGCTGCCCTCTTCATTACGATCTCAGTAGGCCTCTACCTGGGCTGCTTCTATCTCCATCTGAACAGTCTGTACAAAGCGGGTCCCCACGATAGTGTGATGACCAGCGCCTTCCAGGCGTCACTGGAAGGCGGCCTAGCGTCAATTACCAAAGGTCAACCTTTGCGAATACAGCACGGCTCGCAGATTACCTTGAAACACACGCATGGTCGAGTCTGTTGGTTACACTCACATGCCCACGTCTATCCAATCAAGTACAAAGATGGTCGAGGATCAAGTCATCAGCAGCAGGTGACTTGCTACGGGTTCAAAGATGTGAACAATTGGTGGATTGTGAAGCGACCGGGCAAAGAAAATATAGCCATTGAAGATGAGCCGGATTACATAGAACACGGAGATGTTGTTCAGTTGGTTCATGGTGTGACGAGCCGGGCCTTGAACAGCCATGACGTGGCATCACCGATGACTCCATTGAGCCAGGAGGTGTCCTGCTACATCGATTATAACATATCGATGCCGGCTAATCTGCTGTGGAAGGTTCAGATCATTAACGCCAAAGACTCAAACAATAAATGGAATGCGATCACTTCTCAGGTGCGATTGGTTCACGTCGATACGTCCGCTGCATTAAAGTATACAGGAGAACAGCTGGGCGACTGGGGTTTTAATCAGTTTGAAATCGCAGCCGATAAAAGGCAGTTCACCATTGACACCATTTGGAACGTCGAAGAACATCGCTACACCCAGGATAAGGACAAGAAGGATGTGCTGGCAAAGCTACTGACGACCGAGATGATTCCTACTGAGCCAACGAGATTATCGTTCTGGGAAAAGTTTTCCGAGCTACAGCTGAAGATGCTGTTCCATGCGGAAAAGCTGGAAGGTCACATGTACTCCTCGGAACCGTTCGAGTGGCCTTTGATGGATAAAGGCATTGCCTACTGGGTCGATGGCGCATCCAATGCCCAGATTCATCTTTTAGGTAACCTAGTGACCTGGTACTCGGCAACGCTTGCCATCGTCGCGTACGTTGGTTTGCTAGTATTCTACTTGATCCGACGTCGCCGGCAGTTCTTCGATCTTGAGGATGACGAATGGCAGAAGTTTCGCTTTGGTGGTGAGATCTTCCTAGCCGGGTACTTCATTCATTATTTGCCATATTTCTTCATGGAGCGAACGTTGTTTTTATACAACTATCTTCCTGCATTAGTCTACAAAATCCTGTTGCTATGCTTCGTGTTGGAACACGTTCAGTTAATGATCAAAAAGTTTATCAGAGTGCAACTCGTGTCGTTGATTTTCTCTACACTTCTCGCTATCTGGACTGGTGGCGTGCTATACTTCTACTCTAAGTATAGTGTTCTTAGCTACGGAACAACAGAACTCAGTGCTGATGATGTTCTAAAATTACGACTAAAGGATACATGGGATCTAATTGTTCACAAACCTTAAGGTGATTGAAatagtttgatcaaatatgttGTTTTCAATTACATAGAATACTCTTTATTAAATACTCTAAATTTCACGCTTAGCGTTTAAATATGTTGAGATGtaataaaattactaattttacatacaaaattatttttatttccttCACTTATATTATTAAGGCTGGGCTTTCCTTTTTCAATCCCTCAGGAGCAGAACCAAACAATCGACGAAATTTCCCATATATTTTCACCAATCGATTTTGGCTAGATCAAAGACATTATTTCCTTCTCCACCAAACTAAAGGGTCGTTCCTTTTTAGTTAGTAAGTTATATGAGTTCGATTCTTTTTCAATGTTCTAGTTATTTTCCATGAGCCTATTTCCGCTATCAAACCAAagaccgacaccagagaggtgactccactgtcttgactagatatcgaccaatcacaactcatggaccggggaccaacggctttacttcctttccgaaggaagacttggccacagattttttcacctcagaaaaatttcaacgacctcggctgggattgaacccagaccaactgggatgggtggcggtcacgcttaccactcaaccattgGCACCGTCTATGTTTGGAtcataggcggctccagccggCTAGCAAAGGGGGGGGGCACATCTTTCTGACAAAAAAGTttcgaattttggaaatttatttcTTACACGATTCGTATTTAAAGATATACAAATAATTAGACGAATCACATCATCCTTGAATGCTAGTGATTCTTTTTGCTCTACTAATCGTCAGGGAATCCATTTCGCTATTAATTTTGTTAACCTAAACAACACGTggtaaaagtttttgttttccaGATAGTCAAGCCCAATTTTACGTAATCGATCAGGATACAATGGCTGCAGGGTTTCACTATAGCAGGTCTGTTAGAATTTACAgaaaaacgaaatattttaatattagcttaaattttaaaagtttaatttcatcctattttttattcagttcggcTAATTTCAGCCTATGATTGACATATAAGATATCATCGTTTGtactcattttttttatttttttacattttaacgacattgaattagctagagattactgggtagggaaagttatgaaaattatagccatagtactcaagtgagagcaaggatgtgaagtaaacagatcggaaaactagaagtggcagggtcattagaacaggcttaatatcgcaCGAGCATagtttttgtcttctgctaaagcttaggcagcataactacgaatcacccgagttcactagcatgtgtcctggtatagacagacatctttaccgtgacattTTCTTGCGCttttttgttgatttatttTTCCTTGGCAAAATATCAAATTTAATACTTGCTTTATTATCAATAAGACATTTCAGCATCTCaatgaatttttaactttcttttaCTGATTATACAAATAGAAATTCAGTTTGA carries:
- the LOC131691865 gene encoding protein O-mannosyltransferase 1-like; the encoded protein is MEPIPESQDVSLRNRKAHKKGKTSSTEEVRYAEDKLAEIDEKSLKNNIKRLEPISEEPEKPKSQVGDDNRDNDGEFMIRVQLDGASVVLFLVSLVTRFYRLTHPSGVVFDEIHYGRFASLYLRNTFYFDQHPPLGKMLIAGAASAVGYSGKFEFPKIGSEYDASVPVFALRFIPALCGSLLGPVVYSILRQIRLSQRMCIIGGLLIIFDNALLTHSRFILMEPMLLLFSSVGILFVFKFLNSNPFSARWWSFGALAALSLTAGVCVKYIGFYSYFLACYIIGRHVWMQLPDRSQSNLYLIIKTVVKAALFITISVGLYLGCFYLHLNSLYKAGPHDSVMTSAFQASLEGGLASITKGQPLRIQHGSQITLKHTHGRVCWLHSHAHVYPIKYKDGRGSSHQQQVTCYGFKDVNNWWIVKRPGKENIAIEDEPDYIEHGDVVQLVHGVTSRALNSHDVASPMTPLSQEVSCYIDYNISMPANLLWKVQIINAKDSNNKWNAITSQVRLVHVDTSAALKYTGEQLGDWGFNQFEIAADKRQFTIDTIWNVEEHRYTQDKDKKDVLAKLLTTEMIPTEPTRLSFWEKFSELQLKMLFHAEKLEGHMYSSEPFEWPLMDKGIAYWVDGASNAQIHLLGNLVTWYSATLAIVAYVGLLVFYLIRRRRQFFDLEDDEWQKFRFGGEIFLAGYFIHYLPYFFMERTLFLYNYLPALVYKILLLCFVLEHVQLMIKKFIRVQLVSLIFSTLLAIWTGGVLYFYSKYSVLSYGTTELSADDVLKLRLKDTWDLIVHKP